One segment of Theobroma cacao cultivar B97-61/B2 chromosome 9, Criollo_cocoa_genome_V2, whole genome shotgun sequence DNA contains the following:
- the LOC18589173 gene encoding small nuclear ribonucleoprotein E, translating into MASTKVQRIMTQPINLIFRFLQSKARIQIWLFEQKDLRIEGRIIGFDEYMNLVLDDAEEVNIKKKSRKSLGRILLKGDNITLMMNSGK; encoded by the exons ATGGCGAGCACCAAAGTCCAAAGAATCATGACCCAACCCATC AACCTGATCTTCAGGTTTCTCCAAAGT AAAGCTCGCATTCAGATTTGGCTTTTTGAGCAGAAAGATTTGAGGATTGAAGGCCGAATCATT GGATTTGATGAGTACATGAATTTGGTTCTCGATGATGCTGAAGAAGTcaacatcaagaaaaagagCAGAAAGTCATTAG GAAGGATACTTCTTAAAGGAGACAATATAACTCTTATGATGAATAG TGGAAAGTGA